The nucleotide window TAAGTAAAGCCATATGCATACAGCAGGGGCGAGGAGACGAGACAAATGAAAAGAGACCTGACAGATAGGCTCTTCTGGCTTGCAAAGGATGAAGAGATAAAGAAGGCTGAGGTTACTGACCATTACTTTCTTAACACAGAACTGGCCCTTCAGAAAAGCCGGGTCAACCCCAGGGTAACGATGGAGGTGTATACCAGGCATCTTCCCTACAGCGATGGATGGGGTTTGCTTTCAGGGGTCTATGAAGTTGCCAAGCTTCTTGAGGGGCTGCCTGTTGATGTCGATGCGATGGATGAAGGAGAAGTCTTTGCTGTACCTCACGAATCGCTTGCATATGAACCTGTAATGCAGATAAGAGGGAGGTACAGAGACTTTGCAAGGTACGAAACCCCGGCACTTGGCTTTTTATGCTCAGCAAGCGGGTTTGCTACAAAGGCTGCAAGAATAAGGGTAGCTGCAAAGGATAGAATACTTCTAAGCTTTGGAACAAGAAGGGCACATCCTGCCCTCGCCCCTCTTATAGAGAGGTGCGCATACATGGCAGGGTTTGACGGGGTGAGCAATGAAGCCGGTGCAAAACTGTTAGGCATCGAGGGTTCAGGAACTATGCCTCACAGCTTCATACTCTGCTATGATACTCAGCAGGAGGCATGGAAGGCATTCGCCTCTGCGTTAAATCCAAAAGAAGGAGTGATAGCCCTGACAGATACACTTTATGATGAAAAGGTGGAATCAATATTAGCTCTTGAGACCCTTGGGAAGAAACTCTCTGGAATAAGGCTTGACACGCCTTCAAGCAGGAGAGGTGACTGGAGGAAGATCATAGAGGAAGTGAGGTGGGAGCTGAACATAAGAGGAGGGAGGGATGTCAAGATATTCATCTCAGGAGGACTTGATGAGGATGACATCAAACAATATGTCGACCTGGTTTCAGGGTTTGGAGTAGGAACGAGCGTAAGCGATGCACCATCTATAGATTTCAACATGAAGATTGTTGAGGTTGAGAAAAATGGAAGGATGGTTCCTAAGGCCAAGAGGGGAGACATATCTGGAGCAAAGGCATTATGGAGAGATGAGGAGACGATGACAGACTACTTGGCTTTGGAAGGGTCTAAGCAACTCCAAAATACAACAAACCTGCTCAAGCCTTTGATAAGGCAAGGCAGAATAGTCAGAGAGTTTGAAAGGATTGAGGAGATAAGAGAGAGGGTGAAAGAAAGGCTCAGAACTGTCGCCTCAAACCCTCCCAATGTCAGGCTTCTCTTCTGATCCTGCACTGCTCTTTGAAAGTCTTCTGTAAAAAAGCAGAGAGAGGCTTACTATGACAAGAAATGCAGAATATGATATTAGACTGTAAAGCGCAGAGACTGGATAGTAGCCATATCTACCTTCCAGGTTCTTTGAAGAAGCTATATAGAAAGAAAGGTATGAGGTAGTTATGTTGCTGTTGCCTGAAGTGAAGGTGATGAAGACGTCATAATATCCTGGTATTAGGTTTGGTAAAGGTAGCTGAGAAGTCCCATCCCTTTGCACAGTCAGGGCGTAGACTGTTCCATCTGGCATAGTAAGATTCCCGGAAGCACTGCTGAAGGAGGTTGAGGTTGAATGCAGAGAATAATCAGAGTAGTCAAAGTAAATTCCTATCTGGTTAGGAACAGCTATTACTGGTATCGAATAATTTTCATTTTTTCCTGAGATGATTATTGAAGAATCAAAGTAAGGTGAACCGCTATTATTGTTGATTGAGAACCAAGGAACCTTTATTTCTAAAGAGGGATTCGACTGTGATATGAACGTCTGGTTGAAGAGAATCCTGTATGGTCCCGTATAGCTGATGTTGTAATGGCTACTGTCTGAGAATAGTGTGAACTGCAAAGTGTCGTTATATACACCTCCTTTGAAAGGATAGACCATCTCGTAATCCTGCCTCTCCAACGCAAACTGCATATGCAAAGCTTTTGTTATGTTCATTTCTCCAGCACCTTCAACATAGCTGGGGTATGTCTGGTTCCACCTGTACAGCTTCTCAGCTGATAGAGTAAGCATGGAATAATACTCCACAGGCGTTAAGGACCTGTGCTCCTGCATCAGAAGAGCCATCGCTCCTGCAACCTGCGGGGCAGAGAAGCTCGTTCCTGAAAGTAGAAAGGAACCTTGAGGAGTCAGAGCAGGGACCATGTCTCCAGGCGCCAGAATCTCTGGCTTCATCGTGAAGAGGTCTGCAGGACCTCTCGACGAAAAGAAAGCTGGGTAGGTTGAATTCGGGATGAATATCTGCAGCTCAAGATAAGAGTTGTTCGACTGCAGAAGGTCTAGCTTCTGGCCGTCTGATGACGATATTGCTACCGCAGGTACTGCTGGTGTCATGTTGTTGAAGACAACACCCTGAAGAGATGAATTTTCGTCGTTTATGACAACGAGAGCCATTGCTCCTGCACTTGCCACATCATAATCCATCTGAGAGAATGTGGTCTTCCTGTCTCTTAGCGATATTGCTATCTTCCCCTTCAGGTCCAAATTCTTGACATCCTGGGGCGTTGCACTGCCTACAAAGACATACTTGCCCTTTATGATGCCGTCTGTCATCGGTGAATTCAGCATGGGCAATGCTGATTCAAGCCAGAGAGAACCGTTCAGGTTCAAAAGGGCCATAGGTGAATCGGTAAAGCTGCTGGTCGAAGCACCTACAGAGAGGTAAGGGGCAAGGTCCCCGGGAGATGAAAGTGTTTGAAGCGATGGTCCTTCATTCCCTGCAGCTGCAACAAGAGCTATCCCCTTCTGTTCAAGCGCATAGCCTATCTTCCATAGGGTTTCAGAATCCAGGCTTCCACCCAGACTCAGGTTAATGATGTTGGCACCATCGCTTGCAGCTCTGTCTATAGCTTCTACTACCAGCGCGGATGTGGTTTCGTTCAGGCTGAATATCTTGTATGCCAAAATCTTCGCATCAGGCGCCACACCTTTGAAAGTCTTGGAATCTGCAG belongs to Conexivisphaerales archaeon and includes:
- a CDS encoding nicotinate phosphoribosyltransferase — encoded protein: MKRDLTDRLFWLAKDEEIKKAEVTDHYFLNTELALQKSRVNPRVTMEVYTRHLPYSDGWGLLSGVYEVAKLLEGLPVDVDAMDEGEVFAVPHESLAYEPVMQIRGRYRDFARYETPALGFLCSASGFATKAARIRVAAKDRILLSFGTRRAHPALAPLIERCAYMAGFDGVSNEAGAKLLGIEGSGTMPHSFILCYDTQQEAWKAFASALNPKEGVIALTDTLYDEKVESILALETLGKKLSGIRLDTPSSRRGDWRKIIEEVRWELNIRGGRDVKIFISGGLDEDDIKQYVDLVSGFGVGTSVSDAPSIDFNMKIVEVEKNGRMVPKAKRGDISGAKALWRDEETMTDYLALEGSKQLQNTTNLLKPLIRQGRIVREFERIEEIRERVKERLRTVASNPPNVRLLF
- a CDS encoding S8 family serine peptidase; this encodes MNLIKRKANSYATLSVLLLILILLLPHIQPAIGFSEQTSTYIILVSPAGSQTQSIEFLDRLAGMGVSLAKSYPFQSLGEGGVVNLTESQASQVQEAFHPFLMLQSRVVYVQQIATNTNQTFNQTWSYFPGGNYTGKNVTVAVIDTGVDSNIPALAGKVVGGYNFVDNNNNITDTDGHGTAVASIIAADSKTFKGVAPDAKILAYKIFSLNETTSALVVEAIDRAASDGANIINLSLGGSLDSETLWKIGYALEQKGIALVAAAGNEGPSLQTLSSPGDLAPYLSVGASTSSFTDSPMALLNLNGSLWLESALPMLNSPMTDGIIKGKYVFVGSATPQDVKNLDLKGKIAISLRDRKTTFSQMDYDVASAGAMALVVINDENSSLQGVVFNNMTPAVPAVAISSSDGQKLDLLQSNNSYLELQIFIPNSTYPAFFSSRGPADLFTMKPEILAPGDMVPALTPQGSFLLSGTSFSAPQVAGAMALLMQEHRSLTPVEYYSMLTLSAEKLYRWNQTYPSYVEGAGEMNITKALHMQFALERQDYEMVYPFKGGVYNDTLQFTLFSDSSHYNISYTGPYRILFNQTFISQSNPSLEIKVPWFSINNNSGSPYFDSSIIISGKNENYSIPVIAVPNQIGIYFDYSDYSLHSTSTSFSSASGNLTMPDGTVYALTVQRDGTSQLPLPNLIPGYYDVFITFTSGNSNITTSYLSFYIASSKNLEGRYGYYPVSALYSLISYSAFLVIVSLSLLFYRRLSKSSAGSEEKPDIGRV